In Haloplanus rubicundus, one DNA window encodes the following:
- the phnE gene encoding phosphonate ABC transporter, permease protein PhnE — MSTDSDSLVQKIRPDFLDGSREDSAVERQHAELKRTRLLRRLSQLAIFALIAVLFVGSLVMAGFWREAWLAYWPEFVEALGQYFPPKLYFGLIPFVDVGRYYRFVNEAGLIGEAGITLAIALAGTIMGAPLALLFGILGNERVTPFPLNFLFRGVMSIIRSIPSLVWALIYVPLGGISPVTATLAIGTDTIGELGRLLTDELEEIDDGPIEGIRSTGAAEPQVITFGMITQIVRPFIAWAMFILENNVRSAVGLGIIGAGGLGVTLSIEQQTFQFTNMMATILFIVLLVLSVEMVSQRVRSYLREGDDEERLSFYQLVVGFPERMSDSLLK, encoded by the coding sequence ATGAGTACCGACTCCGACTCCCTGGTCCAAAAGATACGCCCGGACTTTCTCGACGGTAGCCGAGAGGACTCGGCCGTCGAACGGCAACACGCCGAGCTGAAACGCACTCGGCTGCTGCGGCGCCTCTCGCAGCTGGCCATATTCGCCCTCATTGCGGTGTTGTTCGTCGGCTCGCTGGTCATGGCCGGGTTCTGGCGGGAGGCGTGGCTCGCGTACTGGCCCGAGTTCGTCGAGGCACTCGGGCAGTACTTCCCCCCGAAGCTGTACTTCGGCCTGATTCCTTTCGTCGACGTCGGCCGCTACTACCGGTTCGTGAACGAGGCCGGACTGATCGGGGAAGCCGGGATCACGCTCGCCATCGCCCTCGCGGGCACCATCATGGGCGCCCCGCTGGCGTTGCTCTTCGGCATCCTCGGCAACGAGCGTGTCACCCCGTTCCCGCTCAACTTCCTGTTCCGCGGGGTGATGAGCATCATTCGCTCGATCCCGTCGCTCGTCTGGGCGCTGATATACGTCCCGCTGGGCGGCATTTCGCCGGTGACCGCGACGCTCGCCATCGGCACGGACACTATCGGGGAACTGGGCCGGCTGCTCACCGACGAACTCGAAGAGATCGACGACGGCCCCATCGAGGGCATCAGAAGCACCGGCGCCGCCGAGCCACAGGTGATCACGTTCGGCATGATCACACAGATCGTCCGCCCGTTCATCGCCTGGGCGATGTTCATCCTCGAAAACAACGTCCGGTCCGCGGTCGGTCTCGGCATCATCGGTGCCGGTGGCCTGGGCGTGACGCTGTCCATCGAGCAACAGACGTTCCAGTTCACCAATATGATGGCGACGATCCTGTTCATCGTTCTGCTGGTCCTCTCCGTCGAGATGGTCAGCCAGCGGGTGCGGTCGTACCTCCGCGAAGGCGACGACGAGGAACGGTTGAGCTTCTATCAGCTCGTCGTCGGCTTTCCGGAACGGATGTCCGATTCGCTTCTCAAATAG
- a CDS encoding MaoC family dehydratase, which translates to MTGRYYEEFEVGETYDHDKRRTITESDNQRFCDMTMNQQPLHLDAEFAAETEFGERVVNGLYTMSLAVGLSIPDTTDGTIVANLGYDDVEHPAPVHIGDTLRARTTVTDKRETSDGERGVVTMHVEAFVGDELVCAFDRTVLSLKADTDR; encoded by the coding sequence ATGACCGGCCGCTACTACGAGGAGTTCGAGGTGGGAGAGACCTACGACCACGACAAGCGGCGGACGATCACCGAGAGCGACAACCAGCGGTTCTGCGACATGACGATGAACCAGCAGCCACTGCATCTCGACGCCGAGTTCGCGGCCGAGACGGAGTTCGGCGAGCGGGTCGTCAACGGCCTCTACACCATGAGCCTCGCCGTGGGGCTGTCCATCCCCGACACCACCGACGGCACCATCGTCGCGAACCTCGGATACGACGACGTCGAGCATCCGGCGCCCGTCCACATCGGCGACACCCTCCGCGCGCGGACGACGGTGACGGACAAACGCGAGACCAGCGACGGCGAACGCGGCGTCGTCACCATGCACGTCGAGGCGTTCGTCGGGGACGAACTCGTCTGTGCGTTCGACCGCACCGTCCTCTCGCTGAAGGCGGACACGGATCGGTGA
- a CDS encoding DEAD/DEAH box helicase, with protein MSRQVGRVETLFFHERDGDFLVAVTRDGERVFRAILELKETDAGPRPGRFRIQRGSSEEPRDPDQFVELARRAERIRISQQTSPAGRERVQEMLDGYQLEALTVRTCRYCASEGRYSPITDDTAIKADRDYICPDCAKRELDTELAYAGGLTGAAEDRLEDLLLEVQDLDRITNLLQGELDPDLTKFDEIGATVDDVNPVETADLDLHPKLKNQLTNRFETLLPVQSLSVRNGLLDGDDQLVVSATATGKTLVGEIAGIDRALKGEGKLLFLVPLVALANQKQENFEERYGDLVDVTIRVGGSRVTDSGARFDPSADVVVGTYEGIDHALRTGKDLGDVGTVVIDEIHTLKEGERGHRLDGMISRLKHYCEDRAKRSSGYGGAQWIYLSATVGNPEWLAKNLRATLIEFEERPVPIERHLTFADAQEKTRIENRLVRRAFDSKSSKGYRGQTIIFTNSRRRCHEISRKLEYDSAPYHAGLDYGRRKRVERQFGNQDLAAVVTTAALAAGVDFPASQVIFDTLAMGIEWLSVQEFEQMLGRAGRPDYHDQGVVYLLVEPDCSYHNSMEMTEDEVAFKLLKGEMEDVRTVYDLSAAAEETLANITVAGKGAKRLNDRMLGDVPTTQAVGKLLEWDFIDGLEPTPLGRAVTRHFLAPDDAFAILDCIRRGMDPYDLVAELELRDEEG; from the coding sequence GTGTCACGGCAGGTCGGACGCGTCGAGACGCTCTTCTTCCACGAACGTGACGGCGACTTCCTGGTCGCCGTCACCCGCGACGGGGAACGGGTGTTTCGAGCGATTCTCGAACTCAAGGAGACGGACGCGGGGCCGCGCCCCGGCCGGTTCCGCATCCAGCGCGGGTCGAGCGAGGAGCCACGCGATCCGGACCAGTTCGTCGAACTCGCGCGCCGCGCCGAGCGCATCCGCATCTCCCAACAGACCTCGCCGGCGGGCCGCGAGCGCGTACAGGAGATGCTCGACGGCTACCAGCTCGAGGCCCTGACGGTCCGAACCTGCCGATACTGCGCCTCCGAGGGGCGGTACTCGCCGATCACGGACGACACCGCGATCAAGGCCGACCGGGACTACATCTGCCCCGACTGCGCGAAACGCGAACTCGACACGGAACTCGCGTACGCGGGCGGGCTGACCGGCGCGGCCGAGGACCGCCTCGAGGACCTGCTCTTGGAGGTGCAGGACCTCGACCGCATCACCAACCTCCTGCAGGGCGAACTCGACCCCGACCTGACGAAGTTCGACGAGATCGGGGCGACGGTCGACGACGTGAACCCCGTGGAGACGGCCGACCTCGACCTTCACCCGAAACTGAAGAATCAGCTCACGAACCGCTTCGAGACCCTCCTGCCCGTCCAGAGCCTCTCGGTGCGGAACGGCCTCCTCGACGGCGACGACCAGCTCGTCGTGAGCGCGACGGCGACAGGGAAGACGCTCGTGGGCGAAATCGCCGGCATCGACCGCGCGCTGAAGGGTGAGGGGAAGCTCCTCTTTCTCGTCCCGCTCGTCGCCCTCGCGAACCAGAAACAGGAGAACTTCGAGGAGCGCTACGGCGACCTGGTGGACGTGACCATCCGGGTCGGCGGCAGTCGCGTCACCGACAGCGGCGCGCGCTTCGACCCCTCGGCGGACGTGGTGGTCGGCACCTACGAGGGCATCGACCACGCGCTCCGGACGGGGAAAGACCTCGGCGACGTGGGGACCGTCGTCATCGACGAGATTCACACGCTGAAGGAGGGCGAACGCGGCCACCGCCTCGACGGGATGATCTCGCGGCTGAAACACTACTGCGAGGACCGCGCGAAGCGGTCGTCCGGCTACGGCGGCGCCCAGTGGATCTACCTCTCCGCGACGGTCGGCAACCCCGAGTGGCTGGCGAAGAACCTCCGCGCGACGCTCATCGAGTTCGAGGAACGGCCGGTCCCCATCGAGCGCCACCTCACGTTCGCGGACGCCCAGGAAAAGACGCGCATCGAGAACCGGCTGGTTCGTCGCGCGTTCGACAGCAAGTCCTCGAAAGGGTATCGCGGGCAGACGATCATCTTCACCAACTCGCGGCGGCGCTGTCACGAAATCTCCAGAAAGCTGGAGTACGACTCCGCACCGTACCACGCCGGCCTGGACTACGGCCGGCGCAAGCGCGTCGAGCGTCAGTTCGGGAACCAGGACCTCGCGGCCGTGGTGACGACGGCGGCGCTCGCGGCTGGGGTCGACTTCCCCGCCTCGCAGGTCATCTTCGATACGCTCGCTATGGGCATCGAGTGGCTGTCGGTTCAGGAGTTCGAGCAGATGCTCGGCCGGGCCGGCCGGCCGGACTACCACGATCAGGGCGTCGTCTACCTCCTCGTGGAGCCGGACTGCAGCTACCACAACAGCATGGAAATGACGGAAGACGAGGTGGCGTTCAAGCTCCTGAAGGGGGAGATGGAGGACGTCCGCACCGTCTACGACCTCTCGGCGGCCGCGGAGGAGACGCTCGCGAACATCACCGTCGCCGGCAAGGGAGCCAAACGGCTCAACGACCGGATGCTCGGCGACGTGCCGACGACGCAGGCGGTCGGCAAACTGCTGGAGTGGGACTTCATCGACGGCCTCGAACCGACGCCGCTCGGCCGCGCCGTCACCCGACACTTCCTCGCGCCGGACGACGCCTTCGCCATCCTCGACTGCATCCGGAGGGGCATGGACCCCTACGATCTGGTGGCGGAACTCGAACTCCGGGACGAAGAGGGTTAG
- a CDS encoding DUF7542 family protein, translating into MTATRATVTCPDCDRREAFDELGAARSFIEQHRDETGHEATWELHRLDAGVERAGREAGVCGRSECTATDSPLYLGDP; encoded by the coding sequence ATGACCGCGACGCGAGCGACGGTGACCTGCCCGGACTGTGACCGACGGGAGGCGTTCGACGAACTCGGGGCGGCACGCTCGTTCATCGAGCAGCACCGTGACGAGACCGGTCACGAGGCGACGTGGGAACTCCACCGCCTCGACGCCGGCGTCGAACGCGCCGGGCGGGAGGCGGGCGTCTGTGGCCGCTCCGAGTGTACGGCCACGGACTCCCCGCTCTATCTCGGCGATCCGTGA
- a CDS encoding VOC family protein, with translation MTDKPTPTGIDHFVLTVENVERTCEFYETLGAEVVTFGDDRTAVQFGDQKINLHPADHRVAAYVAETPAPGSGDFCIVTETPIEAVLDHLDEEGIDVVTGPVERAGAVGTLTSVYVRDPDGNLVELGTYGE, from the coding sequence ATGACCGACAAGCCGACACCGACGGGCATCGACCACTTCGTCCTCACCGTCGAGAACGTGGAACGGACCTGCGAGTTCTACGAGACGCTCGGCGCCGAGGTGGTGACGTTCGGCGACGACCGCACAGCCGTACAGTTCGGCGACCAGAAGATCAACCTCCACCCCGCCGACCACAGGGTGGCGGCGTACGTCGCCGAGACGCCGGCGCCGGGGAGCGGCGATTTCTGTATCGTGACCGAGACGCCCATCGAGGCGGTGCTCGACCACCTCGACGAGGAAGGGATCGACGTCGTCACCGGCCCGGTCGAACGGGCGGGCGCCGTCGGGACGCTCACGTCGGTGTACGTCCGCGATCCCGACGGGAATCTGGTCGAACTCGGAACCTACGGTGAGTGA
- a CDS encoding 3-hydroxyacyl-CoA dehydrogenase family protein: MTSPTTSTPAAVAVVGAGTMGHGLALQFARHGAGVTLVDHRESNLDDARTGVDDALDFLAAEGLLEADPDAVRSRIDYTLDTAAAVADAELVVETVSEDLAVKEQVFEQLAAAAPEDAILATNTSSIPITDVAAAVPDAAARVVGCHWWNPPYLLPTVEVVRGTATSDDTVDRTAAFVEAVNREPIRVERDVPGFVWNRIQFAVLRECTHLVSEGVASLPDVERAVRDGYALRTAVVGPFETADLAGLDLFRSIAANLYPHLSDADEPGPLFEERLAAGRGGVADGAGFHEYGASEAAVVRRRNERVAAIRRALDGD, translated from the coding sequence ATGACTTCGCCCACGACATCGACGCCTGCGGCCGTCGCCGTCGTCGGCGCGGGCACGATGGGCCACGGCCTCGCGCTCCAGTTCGCCCGCCACGGCGCCGGCGTGACCCTCGTCGACCACCGCGAGTCGAACCTCGACGACGCCCGAACCGGCGTCGACGACGCCCTCGACTTTCTCGCCGCCGAGGGGTTGCTGGAGGCCGACCCCGACGCCGTCCGTTCTCGCATCGACTACACGCTCGACACCGCGGCCGCCGTCGCCGACGCCGAACTCGTCGTCGAAACGGTATCCGAAGACCTCGCGGTGAAAGAGCAGGTGTTCGAGCAATTGGCGGCCGCCGCGCCGGAGGACGCCATCCTCGCGACCAACACGTCGAGCATCCCGATCACCGACGTGGCGGCGGCGGTGCCGGACGCCGCGGCCCGGGTGGTCGGCTGTCACTGGTGGAACCCGCCCTACCTCCTGCCGACCGTCGAGGTGGTGCGGGGGACGGCGACGAGCGACGACACCGTCGACCGGACGGCGGCGTTCGTCGAGGCGGTGAACCGGGAGCCGATCCGCGTCGAGCGCGACGTGCCGGGGTTCGTCTGGAACCGGATTCAGTTCGCCGTCCTCCGGGAGTGTACGCATCTGGTGAGCGAGGGCGTCGCCTCGCTCCCCGACGTGGAGCGAGCGGTGCGGGACGGCTACGCCCTGCGGACGGCGGTCGTCGGCCCGTTCGAGACGGCGGACCTCGCGGGGCTGGACCTGTTTCGATCCATCGCGGCGAACCTCTACCCCCACTTGAGCGACGCGGACGAGCCGGGGCCGCTGTTCGAGGAGCGACTGGCCGCGGGGCGGGGCGGCGTCGCCGACGGCGCGGGCTTTCACGAGTACGGGGCGTCGGAAGCGGCCGTCGTCCGGCGGCGCAACGAGCGGGTGGCGGCGATTCGGCGGGCGCTGGACGGCGACTAG
- a CDS encoding cupin domain-containing protein translates to MSEHSPAPVIKRSEDVEYDPVDAADGLSKGVLLNEADGTPHFSMRRFTIDPGATVPKHTNAVEHEQYVLEGEYVVGIDGEEHTVSAGDSLLIPAGVVHWYRNEGDETGAFICAVPNGDDSIELVDE, encoded by the coding sequence ATGAGCGAACACTCCCCGGCGCCGGTGATCAAGCGTAGCGAGGACGTCGAGTACGACCCCGTCGACGCCGCCGACGGCCTCTCGAAGGGCGTCCTCCTGAACGAGGCGGACGGAACGCCACACTTCTCGATGCGGCGGTTCACCATCGACCCGGGCGCCACGGTACCGAAACACACCAACGCGGTCGAACACGAACAGTACGTGCTGGAGGGCGAGTACGTCGTCGGCATCGACGGCGAGGAACACACGGTGTCGGCGGGCGACTCGCTGCTGATCCCCGCGGGCGTCGTCCACTGGTACCGAAACGAGGGCGACGAGACCGGCGCGTTCATCTGTGCCGTGCCGAACGGCGACGACAGTATCGAACTGGTCGACGAGTAA
- a CDS encoding acyl-CoA carboxylase subunit beta, with the protein MDVRVADPTAEEAEAIARALAARFGERVRVFDADGGDDPLAEGDPPEGGVSGRPSDDDAGPTDREAALWDEIEDILQGGPEKYRERQAEAGKLFVRDRLDLWFEGLTFEDGTFANFDAWHPNAPDADTDDRLPADGLITGAATFEGRAVHVMANDYTVKAGSMARRGVEKLLRMQNRALQNGKPALYLMDSSGGRIDQQTGFFANREGIGRVYYNHSMLSGRVPQICVLYGPCIAGAAYTPIFADFTIMVEGSAMAIASPRMVEMVTGEEISLDDLGGPAVHAAESGSADLVARDEEHARELTARLLSYLPDNADADPPRTEGVTPAKSPDGIDSVVPEAPRKGYDVRDLIERVVDADSVLELKSEYGAEIVTAFARLDGRPVGIVANQPATRAGAIFPDSAEKAAEFVWTCDAYGIPLLYLCDTPGFMAGSGVEKEGILEKGKKMIYAAASATVPKQCVVVRKAYGAGIYAMSGPAYDPDSTLALPGGEVAIMGPEAAINAVYARKLAAIDDPEERAREEERLREEYRRDIDVHRMASEVVIDEIVPPSTLRDELVSRFEFYESMEKELPEKKHGTIL; encoded by the coding sequence ATGGACGTTCGCGTCGCCGACCCCACGGCCGAGGAGGCGGAAGCCATCGCGCGCGCCCTCGCCGCGCGCTTCGGCGAGCGTGTCCGGGTGTTCGACGCCGACGGGGGCGACGACCCCCTCGCCGAGGGCGACCCGCCCGAGGGTGGCGTGAGCGGCCGCCCGAGCGACGACGACGCCGGCCCCACGGACCGGGAGGCGGCTCTGTGGGACGAAATCGAGGACATCCTGCAGGGCGGCCCGGAGAAGTACCGCGAGCGACAGGCGGAGGCGGGGAAACTGTTCGTCCGCGACCGCCTCGACCTGTGGTTCGAGGGGCTGACCTTCGAGGACGGGACGTTCGCCAACTTCGACGCGTGGCACCCGAACGCGCCGGACGCGGACACGGACGACCGCCTCCCCGCCGACGGCCTGATCACTGGCGCCGCGACGTTCGAGGGGCGGGCGGTCCACGTCATGGCCAACGACTACACGGTGAAGGCGGGGTCGATGGCCCGGCGCGGGGTGGAAAAACTGCTCCGCATGCAGAATCGGGCGCTGCAAAACGGCAAGCCGGCGCTCTACCTGATGGACTCCTCGGGCGGCCGGATCGACCAACAGACCGGCTTCTTCGCCAACCGCGAGGGGATCGGGCGAGTCTACTACAACCACTCGATGCTCTCCGGGCGAGTGCCACAGATCTGCGTGCTCTACGGCCCCTGCATCGCCGGTGCGGCCTACACCCCCATCTTCGCCGACTTCACGATCATGGTCGAGGGGTCGGCCATGGCCATCGCCTCGCCGCGGATGGTCGAGATGGTGACCGGCGAGGAGATCAGCCTCGACGACCTGGGGGGTCCCGCCGTCCACGCCGCCGAGTCCGGGAGCGCCGACCTCGTGGCCCGGGACGAGGAACACGCCCGCGAACTCACGGCCCGACTACTGTCCTACCTCCCCGACAACGCCGACGCCGATCCGCCGCGGACCGAGGGCGTCACGCCCGCGAAGTCGCCCGACGGCATCGACTCGGTCGTTCCCGAGGCGCCCCGGAAGGGGTACGACGTGCGCGACCTGATCGAACGCGTCGTCGACGCCGACTCGGTCCTCGAACTGAAGTCGGAGTACGGCGCCGAAATCGTCACGGCCTTCGCCCGCCTCGACGGCCGGCCGGTGGGCATCGTCGCCAACCAGCCCGCGACCCGCGCGGGCGCCATCTTCCCCGACTCCGCGGAGAAGGCCGCGGAGTTCGTCTGGACCTGCGACGCCTACGGAATTCCGCTGCTCTATCTCTGTGACACGCCGGGCTTCATGGCCGGGTCGGGTGTGGAGAAGGAGGGGATTCTGGAGAAGGGGAAGAAGATGATCTACGCGGCGGCGTCGGCGACGGTGCCCAAGCAGTGTGTCGTCGTGCGGAAGGCCTACGGTGCAGGAATCTACGCCATGTCGGGGCCGGCGTACGACCCCGACTCCACGCTCGCGCTCCCCGGCGGCGAGGTTGCGATCATGGGGCCGGAGGCGGCGATCAACGCCGTCTACGCCCGCAAACTCGCCGCCATCGACGACCCCGAGGAGCGCGCACGGGAGGAGGAGCGCCTCCGCGAGGAGTACCGCCGCGACATCGACGTGCATCGGATGGCGAGCGAGGTGGTGATCGACGAAATCGTCCCCCCGAGCACGCTCCGCGACGAACTCGTCTCGCGGTTCGAGTTCTACGAGTCGATGGAGAAGGAACTACCCGAGAAGAAACACGGGACGATCCTGTGA
- a CDS encoding DUF7511 domain-containing protein, producing the protein MSNTSAPDDAPLVPDADAADRDADHLRSVVVAYEGSADRQTLYPADASEIERLTHWLSADADAFVTLDEMR; encoded by the coding sequence ATGTCGAACACCTCCGCACCCGACGACGCCCCGCTCGTCCCCGACGCAGACGCCGCCGACCGCGACGCCGACCACCTCCGCTCCGTCGTCGTCGCCTACGAGGGGTCCGCGGATCGGCAGACGCTCTACCCCGCCGACGCGAGCGAAATCGAGCGGCTCACCCACTGGTTGAGCGCCGACGCCGACGCGTTCGTCACCCTCGACGAGATGCGCTAG
- a CDS encoding acyl-CoA dehydrogenase family protein, protein MEFDAPPEHALIRSTATDIASEYGPEYWREKEADGEFAGEFWDELGEAGFHGLLIPEEYEGADMGLQEMGLAMETLCAEGCGMAGTWYLVVTAGMAAIALRESGTDEQKEEYLPDVATGDRIFSFAITEPDAGTNTLNVGTRAERDGDEYVLNGKKAWITFADRADDLILVTRTTPKEEVAKPTKGLSLFLVDMDDPGIEVSPIPKHGLNYSKSCEVFVEDVRVPETALLGEEDEGWWHLVETLNPERIGFAAGATGVAELAVSKAVDYANDREVFDAPIGTHQGVSFPITQAYTNVETARLMRQKAAWLFDQGRECGYESNVAKAAAVEAGIDAVYHAMQAFGGWGYATEYDVERWWREINLTRLAPVTQQMAYNHISQEMGFPRSY, encoded by the coding sequence ATGGAGTTCGACGCGCCCCCCGAACACGCGCTGATCCGGTCGACGGCCACGGACATCGCGTCCGAGTACGGCCCCGAATACTGGCGCGAGAAGGAAGCGGACGGCGAATTCGCCGGCGAGTTCTGGGACGAACTCGGCGAGGCGGGCTTTCACGGCCTGTTGATTCCAGAGGAGTACGAGGGCGCCGACATGGGCCTTCAGGAGATGGGCCTCGCGATGGAGACGCTGTGTGCCGAGGGCTGTGGGATGGCCGGGACGTGGTATCTCGTCGTCACCGCGGGCATGGCCGCCATCGCCCTCCGGGAGTCGGGGACCGACGAGCAAAAGGAGGAATACTTGCCCGACGTGGCGACCGGGGACCGAATCTTCTCCTTTGCCATCACCGAACCCGACGCGGGGACGAACACGCTGAACGTCGGCACCCGCGCCGAACGCGACGGCGACGAGTACGTCCTGAACGGCAAGAAGGCGTGGATCACCTTCGCGGACCGCGCCGACGACCTGATCCTCGTCACGCGTACGACGCCCAAAGAGGAGGTGGCGAAGCCGACGAAGGGCCTGAGCCTCTTTCTCGTCGACATGGACGACCCCGGGATCGAGGTGTCGCCCATCCCGAAACACGGCCTGAACTACTCCAAGTCGTGTGAGGTGTTCGTCGAGGACGTGCGCGTTCCCGAGACGGCCTTGCTGGGCGAGGAAGACGAAGGCTGGTGGCATCTGGTTGAGACGCTCAACCCCGAACGCATCGGCTTCGCGGCGGGCGCGACGGGGGTCGCCGAACTCGCCGTGTCGAAGGCCGTCGACTACGCCAACGACCGCGAGGTGTTCGACGCACCCATCGGCACCCACCAGGGCGTCTCCTTCCCCATCACGCAGGCGTACACGAACGTCGAGACGGCACGCCTGATGCGCCAGAAGGCGGCGTGGCTGTTCGATCAGGGACGGGAGTGTGGATACGAGTCGAACGTCGCCAAGGCCGCGGCGGTGGAGGCGGGCATCGACGCCGTCTACCACGCCATGCAGGCGTTCGGCGGGTGGGGGTACGCGACCGAGTACGACGTCGAGCGGTGGTGGCGGGAGATCAACCTCACCCGCCTCGCGCCCGTCACCCAGCAGATGGCGTACAACCACATCAGCCAGGAGATGGGGTTCCCGAGGTCGTACTGA
- a CDS encoding acyl-CoA thioesterase, whose protein sequence is MTDFEYETELQVRFRDLDAMGHVNNAVYATYLEQARVDYYADVLGVGLDDIDTVLVNLEIDYRHEVVLDDETVTIAMGVRSIGESSVVVGYEVRAGDRVAATAETTQVYVDPDEGGSRPLPEAWVEKMESLR, encoded by the coding sequence ATGACCGACTTCGAGTACGAGACCGAGTTGCAGGTTCGGTTCCGGGACCTGGACGCGATGGGCCACGTCAACAACGCCGTCTACGCGACGTATCTCGAACAGGCGCGGGTCGACTACTACGCCGACGTGCTCGGCGTCGGCCTCGACGACATCGACACCGTCCTCGTGAACCTCGAAATCGACTACCGCCACGAAGTCGTCCTCGACGACGAGACGGTGACGATAGCGATGGGCGTCCGCTCCATCGGCGAGTCGAGCGTCGTCGTCGGCTACGAGGTTCGCGCGGGGGACCGCGTGGCCGCCACCGCCGAGACGACGCAGGTGTACGTCGACCCCGACGAGGGCGGGTCGCGGCCGCTCCCCGAGGCGTGGGTCGAGAAGATGGAGTCGCTTCGCTAA
- the gatB gene encoding Asp-tRNA(Asn)/Glu-tRNA(Gln) amidotransferase subunit GatB, translated as MTAQALQQRDLAVVIGLEVHVQLETDTKIFCGCSTEAADDEEPNTRTCPVCLGLPGALPVLNEAAVEAAVKIGKALDADVAEETRFHRKNYYYPDLPKNFQITQYDAPICADGTLEVSVEGDRRDIGIGRAHLEEDPGSLQHEGGNIETASHTLVDYNRAGTPLMEIVTDPDFRGPGEVRAFLAKLEEVLEYLAVFDASRDGSLRIDANISLVPADEMDADGVVDEATLADANRTEVKNISSHKGAEKALAYEVTRQKNAVKRGREVEQETRHWDESRGITVSMRSKEEEKDYRYFREADLPPLQVADWKDRIPIPELPDARRERFREAYGLDAEAASKLTSTKEVADFFEDVADRFDPDIAATWVADDLLGELNYRDMQVTDVEGRLDEFARLIELVDGDEITEKNAREVVLRTMLDEGLAPDDVVEREGLGKAGDDAVAAAVEEAIEENPDAVEDYHAGEGGALNFLVGQVMSKTGGSADPGTVNGLLRERLDD; from the coding sequence ATGACTGCGCAGGCGCTCCAGCAACGTGATCTCGCGGTCGTCATCGGGCTGGAGGTTCACGTCCAGCTCGAGACCGACACGAAGATCTTCTGTGGCTGTTCGACCGAGGCGGCCGACGACGAGGAGCCGAACACCCGGACCTGCCCCGTCTGTCTGGGCCTTCCCGGGGCGCTCCCCGTCCTCAACGAGGCGGCCGTCGAGGCCGCCGTCAAGATCGGCAAGGCCCTCGACGCCGACGTCGCCGAGGAGACCCGCTTCCACCGGAAGAACTACTACTACCCCGACCTGCCGAAGAACTTCCAGATCACGCAGTACGACGCGCCGATCTGTGCCGACGGCACGCTGGAGGTGAGCGTCGAGGGCGACCGCCGCGACATCGGTATCGGCCGCGCCCACCTCGAGGAAGACCCCGGGAGCCTCCAGCACGAGGGTGGCAACATCGAGACGGCGTCGCACACCCTCGTCGACTACAACCGCGCGGGCACGCCGCTGATGGAGATCGTCACCGATCCCGACTTCCGCGGGCCGGGCGAGGTGCGGGCGTTTCTCGCCAAACTGGAGGAGGTGCTGGAGTATCTGGCCGTCTTCGACGCCTCGCGGGACGGCAGCCTCCGCATCGACGCCAACATCTCGCTGGTCCCCGCAGACGAGATGGACGCGGACGGCGTCGTCGACGAGGCGACGCTCGCAGACGCCAACCGGACGGAAGTGAAGAACATCTCCAGTCACAAGGGGGCGGAGAAGGCGCTGGCCTACGAGGTGACCCGACAGAAAAACGCCGTGAAGCGCGGCCGCGAAGTCGAACAGGAGACGCGCCATTGGGACGAGAGCCGGGGCATCACCGTCTCCATGCGCTCGAAAGAGGAGGAGAAGGACTACCGCTACTTCCGCGAGGCGGACCTCCCGCCCCTACAGGTGGCCGACTGGAAGGATCGCATCCCCATCCCCGAACTCCCCGACGCCCGACGCGAACGCTTCCGCGAGGCGTACGGTCTCGACGCCGAGGCGGCGTCGAAGCTCACCTCGACGAAGGAGGTGGCGGACTTCTTCGAGGACGTGGCCGACCGCTTCGATCCCGACATAGCGGCGACGTGGGTGGCCGACGACCTGCTGGGCGAACTCAACTACCGCGACATGCAGGTTACGGACGTCGAGGGGCGACTCGACGAGTTCGCGCGCCTGATCGAACTCGTCGACGGCGACGAGATCACCGAGAAAAACGCCCGCGAGGTGGTGCTCCGGACGATGCTCGACGAGGGCCTGGCGCCCGACGACGTCGTCGAGCGCGAAGGGTTAGGGAAGGCGGGCGACGACGCCGTCGCCGCCGCCGTCGAGGAAGCCATCGAGGAGAACCCCGACGCCGTCGAGGACTACCACGCCGGCGAGGGCGGCGCCCTCAACTTCCTCGTCGGACAGGTGATGAGCAAGACGGGCGGGAGCGCCGACCCCGGCACCGTCAACGGCCTGCTTCGCGAGCGACTCGACGACTGA